One region of Flavobacterium pisciphilum genomic DNA includes:
- a CDS encoding RagB/SusD family nutrient uptake outer membrane protein, with protein sequence MKTNKIFLYLFFVALFASCESELNIDPKQREDASETLSTEGGVINVLTGTYALAANGNAYGGRILVYADLLGVSASLNTTDLRWRGSFGELRQMYNKTMLSDNVIIEGTYSRCYEIINASNTVIENIDKVKDPNKQAVMIGEANFLRSLAYFDLVRFFAKPYVSGQANNQLGVVIRPKAIYDFSVDLSKERSTVDEVYKVIIDGLKLAYTNLPDENSFYADKYAAGALLARVYLQQGNYDEARNAANDVIENSGHKLSQTYAAAFNHDTDLIEDVFSIQITKQTGVNDANTFYASESNGGRGGDFSIRDHYLEKFSDPDDRATFNYVDDGTGRTLTSKFIDQFANVGIIRLAEMYLIRAEANFRQGTALGNTPLDDINVIRTRAKADNLLAITLDDILLERELELGMEGFLIHDIKRTARSIDISEDGDGSDLILYDADNMVFPIPLKETDANKKITQNPGYSK encoded by the coding sequence ATGAAAACAAATAAAATATTTTTATATCTATTTTTCGTAGCCTTATTTGCAAGTTGCGAAAGTGAACTGAATATAGACCCTAAGCAAAGAGAAGATGCTTCAGAAACCTTAAGCACAGAAGGTGGTGTAATAAATGTACTTACTGGAACATATGCTTTGGCAGCAAACGGTAATGCTTATGGCGGAAGAATTTTGGTCTATGCTGATTTGCTAGGCGTTAGTGCCTCACTGAACACAACAGATCTTAGATGGAGAGGTAGTTTTGGAGAATTAAGACAGATGTACAATAAAACAATGTTGTCCGATAACGTAATTATTGAAGGCACCTATTCTAGATGTTACGAAATAATTAATGCATCAAATACAGTAATTGAAAATATAGACAAGGTCAAAGATCCAAATAAACAGGCAGTAATGATTGGTGAAGCCAATTTTTTACGATCTCTAGCCTATTTTGATTTGGTACGCTTTTTCGCAAAACCTTATGTGAGTGGCCAAGCCAATAATCAATTAGGAGTTGTAATTAGACCAAAAGCTATTTATGATTTTAGTGTTGACCTTTCAAAAGAAAGAAGTACTGTCGATGAAGTTTACAAAGTAATCATTGATGGTTTAAAACTTGCCTATACTAATCTACCTGACGAAAATAGCTTTTATGCTGATAAATATGCTGCAGGTGCATTACTAGCAAGAGTATATCTACAACAAGGCAATTATGATGAAGCAAGAAATGCTGCCAATGATGTTATCGAAAATAGCGGACATAAATTGTCTCAAACCTATGCAGCTGCTTTTAATCATGATACTGATCTAATAGAAGATGTATTTTCAATACAAATTACAAAACAAACAGGGGTAAATGATGCAAATACTTTTTATGCTTCAGAAAGTAATGGAGGTCGTGGTGGAGATTTTTCAATCAGAGATCATTATTTAGAAAAATTTAGTGATCCTGATGATAGAGCCACTTTTAATTATGTTGATGATGGAACGGGAAGAACACTAACATCTAAATTTATTGATCAGTTTGCAAATGTAGGCATCATTCGTTTAGCCGAAATGTACTTGATAAGAGCCGAAGCAAATTTTAGACAAGGAACTGCTCTTGGAAACACACCGCTTGATGATATTAATGTTATTAGAACAAGAGCAAAAGCAGATAATTTGTTAGCAATTACTCTAGATGATATTCTATTAGAACGTGAACTAGAATTAGGAATGGAAGGTTTCTTAATTCATGATATCAAAAGAACAGCACGTTCTATTGACATTAGTGAAGATGGTGACGGATCGGATTTGATTCTTTATGATGCCGATAATATGGTATTCCCAATACCATTAAAAGAAACGGATGCCAACAAAAAAATCACCCAGAATCCGGGATATAGTAAGTAA
- the rocD gene encoding ornithine--oxo-acid transaminase encodes MQTKQNLSSKSEILIEKENKYGAHNYHPLPVVIERGEGVYVWDVDGKKYYDFLSAYSAVNQGHCHPRIVKAMVDQAQRLTLTSRAFYNDQLGPYEEFVTKYFGFDKVLPMNTGAEAVETALKVCRKWAYEVKGIPENQAQIIVCENNFHGRTTTIISFSNDETARKNFGPFTDGFIKIEYDNLEALKKALESSTNIAGFLVEPIQGEAGVYVPSEGYLAKAKALCEEHNVLFIADEVQTGIARTGKLLAVNHENVQPDILILGKAISGGVYPVSAVLCNDEIMNVIKPGQHGSTFGGNPVAAAVAIAALEVIKDENLAENAERLGIILRKGLNEIAKRNNLITLVRGKGLLNAIVINCGEDSDLAWDICLKFRDNGLLAKPTHGNKIRLAPPLVMTESQINECLEIIEKSLNDFRI; translated from the coding sequence ATGCAGACAAAACAAAACCTTTCATCAAAATCAGAAATCTTGATTGAAAAAGAAAATAAGTATGGAGCTCATAATTATCACCCACTTCCAGTTGTAATAGAAAGAGGTGAAGGTGTTTATGTTTGGGATGTAGATGGAAAGAAATATTATGATTTCTTATCTGCTTACTCAGCAGTTAATCAAGGTCATTGTCATCCAAGAATTGTGAAAGCAATGGTTGATCAAGCTCAAAGGCTTACATTGACTTCGCGTGCTTTTTATAATGATCAATTAGGTCCTTATGAAGAGTTTGTAACCAAATATTTTGGGTTTGATAAAGTTTTACCGATGAATACTGGTGCTGAGGCTGTTGAAACGGCTCTTAAAGTGTGTAGAAAATGGGCTTATGAAGTTAAAGGTATTCCAGAGAATCAGGCACAAATTATTGTTTGTGAGAATAATTTTCATGGTAGAACAACTACAATTATTTCGTTCTCTAATGATGAAACTGCTCGTAAAAACTTCGGACCATTTACAGATGGATTTATAAAAATAGAATACGATAATCTTGAGGCTCTTAAAAAGGCTTTAGAATCGTCAACAAATATTGCTGGATTTTTGGTAGAACCAATTCAAGGTGAAGCTGGAGTTTATGTTCCTTCTGAAGGATATTTAGCTAAAGCAAAAGCATTATGTGAAGAGCATAATGTATTGTTTATTGCAGATGAAGTTCAGACTGGAATTGCACGTACAGGAAAATTATTAGCTGTTAATCATGAAAATGTACAACCTGATATTTTAATTTTAGGGAAAGCAATTTCTGGAGGAGTTTATCCTGTTTCTGCAGTTTTGTGTAACGACGAAATTATGAATGTTATTAAACCGGGACAACACGGATCTACTTTTGGTGGAAACCCAGTTGCTGCTGCTGTAGCAATTGCTGCACTTGAAGTAATTAAAGATGAAAATCTTGCTGAAAATGCAGAACGTTTAGGAATCATTTTAAGAAAAGGTTTAAACGAGATTGCTAAAAGAAATAATTTAATTACACTTGTTCGTGGTAAAGGATTATTGAATGCAATTGTAATCAATTGTGGAGAAGATTCTGATTTGGCTTGGGATATTTGTCTTAAATTTAGAGATAACGGTTTATTGGCTAAACCTACTCACGGTAACAAAATTAGATTAGCACCACCATTAGTAATGACTGAATCTCAAATTAATGAGTGTTTAGAAATTATCGAAAAATCATTGAATGATTTTAGAATTTAA
- a CDS encoding Lrp/AsnC family transcriptional regulator has protein sequence MDILDEFDISIIKELEKDGRMAFSSIASTLKISNTMVHQRVNRLIDHGILTGIKPVVNEKKIGYDWASFTGITLNKDSDSDRVIQSLKEIPEVTECYFVTGSFTLYIKIIAKNHEHMRKILYEKIDSIPGIAKTDSIIELGCAFKRNITL, from the coding sequence ATGGATATATTAGACGAATTCGATATCAGCATCATAAAAGAGTTAGAAAAAGATGGCAGAATGGCCTTCTCCTCTATCGCTTCAACTCTGAAAATCTCGAACACAATGGTCCATCAACGAGTTAATAGACTAATTGATCATGGTATTCTAACTGGAATTAAACCTGTTGTAAATGAAAAAAAGATCGGTTATGACTGGGCATCCTTTACAGGAATTACACTCAACAAAGATTCAGACTCAGATCGCGTAATACAATCCTTAAAAGAAATCCCTGAAGTTACAGAATGTTATTTTGTAACAGGCTCATTTACGCTTTACATAAAAATCATAGCCAAGAACCATGAGCATATGAGAAAAATTCTCTACGAAAAAATTGATAGCATTCCTGGTATTGCAAAAACCGATTCGATTATAGAATTAGGTTGCGCTTTTAAGCGAAATATCACTTTATAA
- a CDS encoding M20/M25/M40 family metallo-hydrolase: protein MRLQFLLSVILFFCKSVLFSQTTVSNPSKSDFSGTLSFLASDWMEGRGSTQKGGFMASDYIASMMEQYQLIPYSPKSGYFQNFKIREHTVKKTSFKIIKGGKETLLLSPENDFQVTPIEQSIQKEAQIVFVGYGLSLPKEGYDNYKNQNVKGKIVVVLKGFPGHQDSTSTTYQKFKKLFPEENNLEEIKLQTAINKNAVALIIIDGNENYKPKNAKENEVFHSLENPITTSIPVFKFSKSAAQKLFSGSGISVESAEKKPSIASTPLKNTTVNFSIELQSETFPVRNVLGMIQGRDTTKTIIVGTHYDHLGIKNDTIYNGADDNASGVSGMLALAKNWSESKIKPPCNILFASWTAEEMGLLGSQFYIQNFDLKNKKIVLAINMDMISRSAPEDKTQRILSIGTQEGSDNLKEIINASNSNLSKPFTLDLWETNGHTGSDYASFAAKGIPIMTYFSGFHEDYHSMRDIASKVDLDKIKDVLYIVNTSLLKFIANMP, encoded by the coding sequence ATGCGATTACAATTCCTTTTATCAGTTATTTTATTTTTCTGTAAATCAGTCTTGTTTTCGCAAACTACTGTTTCAAATCCATCCAAAAGTGATTTCTCAGGAACACTTTCTTTCTTAGCTTCAGATTGGATGGAAGGTCGTGGAAGTACTCAAAAAGGAGGTTTTATGGCTTCTGATTATATTGCTTCAATGATGGAACAATACCAATTAATTCCCTACAGTCCAAAATCAGGATATTTTCAAAACTTTAAAATCCGTGAGCACACTGTAAAAAAAACATCTTTTAAAATAATAAAAGGAGGCAAAGAAACACTTCTGCTGTCTCCAGAAAATGACTTTCAAGTCACACCAATTGAGCAATCAATACAAAAAGAAGCACAAATAGTTTTTGTTGGCTATGGGCTAAGTCTACCTAAAGAAGGTTATGACAATTATAAAAATCAAAATGTAAAGGGCAAAATTGTTGTTGTTTTAAAAGGATTTCCAGGACATCAGGATAGCACTTCAACTACATATCAGAAGTTTAAAAAATTATTCCCTGAAGAAAATAATCTCGAAGAAATCAAATTACAAACTGCCATCAATAAAAATGCAGTTGCTTTGATAATTATAGATGGGAACGAGAATTACAAACCTAAAAATGCTAAAGAAAACGAAGTTTTTCATTCATTAGAAAATCCTATTACAACATCTATCCCCGTTTTTAAATTCAGTAAATCTGCAGCCCAAAAACTTTTTTCAGGAAGCGGTATTTCAGTAGAATCAGCAGAAAAAAAACCAAGCATTGCTTCTACCCCATTGAAAAACACAACAGTTAATTTCTCCATTGAATTGCAATCTGAAACTTTTCCTGTTCGAAATGTTTTAGGAATGATTCAAGGAAGAGACACCACTAAAACCATTATTGTAGGGACGCATTATGATCATTTAGGAATTAAAAACGACACAATCTATAATGGTGCCGATGACAATGCTTCAGGAGTTTCAGGTATGTTAGCCTTAGCCAAAAACTGGTCAGAGTCAAAAATAAAACCACCATGTAATATCTTATTTGCTTCATGGACCGCAGAGGAAATGGGGCTTTTGGGAAGTCAATTTTACATTCAGAATTTTGATTTAAAAAACAAAAAAATAGTTCTCGCTATTAATATGGATATGATATCCAGAAGTGCACCAGAAGACAAAACCCAACGAATTTTAAGCATTGGAACTCAAGAAGGAAGCGATAACTTAAAAGAAATTATTAATGCTAGTAATAGCAACCTATCAAAACCGTTTACTCTTGATCTTTGGGAAACTAATGGACATACCGGAAGTGATTACGCCTCTTTTGCAGCAAAAGGAATTCCTATTATGACATATTTCAGCGGTTTTCATGAGGATTACCACTCGATGCGTGATATAGCCTCAAAAGTAGATTTAGATAAAATAAAAGATGTTCTTTATATTGTAAATACCTCTCTTTTAAAATTTATAGCAAATATGCCTTAA
- a CDS encoding cyanophycinase yields MKNQQLFNYLSKKQLLISLLFMSCMLQAQAPKGKLFIIGGGDRSDNLMKQVVSVADLAKKDYIVVLPMSSEEPDSSFIFFKTQMLKLTANPIVMLNFNKETAQNKTLTDSLQKAKLIFISGGDQTRFMNIVQNTPIKTAIQKAYQNGSTISGTSAGAAVMSEKMITGNQKLQKEYSGTFDNIRHDNLETSEGLGLIKTAIIDQHFLKRNRYNRLLTALVEFPTLTGIGIDEATAIIVRNNQIEVAGDSEVIVVKNPKGIMKAKNNNLISIENLQMSIYTAGQKFNIK; encoded by the coding sequence ATGAAAAACCAGCAACTATTCAACTATTTGTCCAAAAAACAACTATTGATTTCACTTTTATTCATGAGCTGTATGCTTCAAGCGCAAGCACCTAAAGGAAAGCTATTCATAATTGGCGGAGGTGACCGATCTGACAATTTAATGAAGCAAGTAGTAAGCGTTGCCGATTTAGCAAAAAAAGATTACATCGTCGTTTTGCCGATGTCAAGTGAAGAACCTGATAGTTCATTTATCTTTTTTAAAACACAAATGCTAAAATTAACAGCTAACCCAATTGTGATGCTGAATTTTAATAAAGAAACTGCTCAAAATAAAACCTTGACAGACTCTTTGCAAAAAGCAAAACTAATTTTTATAAGCGGAGGTGATCAAACACGATTTATGAATATTGTTCAAAATACTCCCATAAAGACAGCAATACAAAAAGCATATCAAAACGGAAGTACAATTTCTGGAACAAGCGCTGGCGCAGCTGTAATGTCGGAGAAAATGATAACAGGAAATCAAAAATTGCAAAAAGAATACTCTGGAACTTTTGATAATATCAGACACGATAACCTAGAAACTTCGGAAGGTTTAGGATTAATAAAAACAGCTATTATCGATCAGCATTTTTTAAAGAGAAATCGCTACAATCGACTCCTAACCGCTTTAGTCGAATTTCCGACTTTAACTGGAATTGGAATCGATGAAGCTACTGCAATTATTGTTAGAAACAATCAAATTGAAGTTGCTGGAGATAGTGAAGTTATAGTAGTTAAGAATCCAAAAGGAATTATGAAAGCTAAAAACAACAACCTAATTTCAATAGAAAATCTGCAAATGAGCATTTATACTGCTGGCCAAAAATTTAATATCAAATAA
- a CDS encoding penicillin acylase family protein has protein sequence MFNYLKIIKLSFIVSCISFQITAQKINPKEIDRLEKLAEQVTIIRDNWGIPHVYGKTDADAVFGLLYAQCEDDFKRIEMNYIEKLGRLSEIKGQSVLYNDLEIRLLIDAQEAKSDYKKAPIWLKKLLNSYADAINFYLYKHPEVKPALLTHFEPWFPLLWTDGSIGAISTADLSTGELKAFYSGNNDKVAYVEREKNVQTGSNGFAFSPSKTVDGNAILYINPHTTFYFRPEVQVTSEEGLNVYGAVTWGQFFVYQGFNDNCGWMHTSSNVDVADMYAEKIVRKNNKIFYEFDKKLLPITEKQITINYTENGKLIPKKFKTYFTNNGPIMAKRDGKWISLKSNNRSMTSLIQSWVRTKSTNFEEYKKAMDLKANTSNNTVYADSKGNIAYWHGNFIPIRDKKLNWSKVVDGSVSSTQWKGLHEVNETVHIYNPVNGWLQNCNSTPYTVAGEDSPKKENYLPYMAPDGENFRGINAVRLFSKGEDYTLDKVIAEGYDTKLSIFEILIPSLLTVFEKNVKPTDTEYADLAESIAILKNWDYYAAENSIATTLAVEWAYKLDPIILKAYIDEGELDQVENTKNFAKNATANQLIPQLQSVLKELKSKWGSWKIAWGEVNRFQRSNGDIDLKYDDSKPSLPIAFGPGSWGSLPSYKSSYQNDSKKRYGYNGNSFVCAVEFGPKIKAKSLLAGGNSGDPSSKHFADQAEMYQKGAFKKVLFYKEDVVKNAEKTYHPGK, from the coding sequence ATGTTCAATTACCTAAAAATAATAAAACTAAGCTTTATTGTTTCTTGCATAAGCTTTCAGATTACTGCACAGAAAATAAATCCAAAAGAGATTGACCGACTAGAGAAATTAGCAGAACAGGTTACAATAATTCGTGATAATTGGGGCATTCCACATGTTTATGGAAAAACCGATGCTGATGCTGTCTTTGGATTGCTTTACGCACAGTGCGAAGATGATTTTAAACGAATCGAGATGAATTATATCGAAAAACTTGGACGCCTTTCAGAAATAAAAGGACAATCCGTTTTATACAATGACCTAGAAATTCGTCTTTTGATAGATGCACAAGAAGCAAAATCAGATTATAAAAAAGCACCAATCTGGCTCAAAAAACTTTTAAATAGTTATGCTGATGCTATCAATTTTTATCTATACAAACATCCTGAAGTAAAGCCAGCCTTATTGACTCATTTTGAACCATGGTTTCCTTTGCTCTGGACTGATGGAAGTATTGGAGCCATAAGTACAGCTGATCTTTCAACAGGGGAACTAAAAGCATTCTATTCCGGAAACAATGATAAAGTAGCTTATGTAGAAAGAGAAAAAAACGTGCAGACTGGTTCAAATGGTTTTGCCTTTTCTCCATCAAAAACTGTCGATGGAAATGCAATTCTATACATTAATCCACATACCACTTTTTACTTTAGACCAGAAGTTCAGGTAACAAGTGAAGAAGGCTTAAATGTATATGGAGCTGTAACATGGGGACAATTTTTTGTTTACCAAGGATTCAATGACAATTGTGGTTGGATGCACACATCATCAAATGTAGATGTTGCAGATATGTATGCAGAAAAAATCGTTCGTAAAAACAATAAAATATTTTATGAATTTGATAAAAAACTACTGCCTATTACCGAAAAACAAATCACAATAAATTATACTGAAAACGGGAAATTAATTCCAAAAAAATTCAAAACCTATTTTACCAATAACGGTCCGATTATGGCCAAACGTGATGGGAAATGGATTAGTTTAAAATCGAATAATCGATCGATGACGAGTCTTATTCAGAGTTGGGTAAGAACAAAATCTACCAATTTTGAAGAGTATAAAAAGGCAATGGATTTAAAAGCCAATACTTCTAACAATACTGTGTATGCAGACAGCAAAGGAAACATAGCCTACTGGCATGGGAATTTCATTCCAATAAGAGACAAAAAACTCAATTGGTCAAAGGTTGTTGATGGTTCAGTTTCATCAACACAATGGAAAGGCTTGCATGAAGTAAATGAAACAGTACATATATACAATCCAGTAAATGGCTGGCTTCAGAATTGTAATTCAACTCCTTATACAGTTGCAGGAGAAGACAGTCCAAAAAAAGAGAACTACCTTCCCTATATGGCGCCAGATGGAGAAAATTTTAGAGGTATAAACGCCGTTCGCCTATTTAGTAAAGGTGAGGATTATACCTTAGACAAAGTAATTGCTGAAGGTTATGACACTAAATTATCTATTTTCGAAATTTTAATTCCAAGTTTACTTACTGTATTTGAAAAAAACGTAAAACCTACAGATACAGAATATGCAGATTTAGCCGAATCAATTGCTATTCTAAAAAACTGGGATTATTATGCTGCGGAAAATTCTATAGCAACAACATTAGCTGTGGAATGGGCATATAAATTAGATCCAATTATCTTGAAAGCTTATATCGATGAAGGCGAATTAGATCAGGTTGAAAACACCAAGAACTTTGCAAAAAACGCAACAGCAAATCAACTAATACCACAATTACAATCGGTTTTAAAAGAACTTAAATCAAAATGGGGATCATGGAAAATAGCATGGGGCGAAGTAAACCGTTTTCAACGCTCTAATGGTGATATCGATTTAAAATATGACGATTCAAAACCAAGTTTACCAATTGCTTTTGGTCCAGGCTCATGGGGCAGCTTGCCTTCCTATAAAAGCAGTTATCAAAATGACTCTAAAAAACGTTATGGATATAATGGTAATAGTTTTGTTTGCGCTGTAGAATTTGGTCCTAAAATAAAAGCAAAATCACTACTGGCGGGAGGAAACAGTGGTGATCCATCCTCAAAACATTTTGCCGATCAAGCCGAAATGTATCAAAAGGGGGCGTTTAAAAAAGTCTTATTTTACAAAGAAGATGTTGTTAAAAATGCCGAAAAAACATATCATCCGGGTAAATAA
- a CDS encoding dienelactone hydrolase family protein, which translates to MKTLPLLLLTTILFSNIMSAQLKPVKYTDGSQVLNGLAINPTTKSNENPGILILPAWKGIDNASKEIAENLANLGYHVFIADIYGQGNYPNDNTEAGKLSGYYKSNFSIYQKRINLALQQLVKSGANVNNTVVIGYCFGGTGALEAARGHLNVQGVVSFHGGLGKDIKRPAQPITTKVLVCHGADDPYESKEEINAFQQEMRDTKSDWQMIYYANAVHSFTNPEAGNDNSKGAAYNEKAAKRSFEHLKNFLNEVLKK; encoded by the coding sequence ATGAAAACATTACCCCTTCTCTTACTTACTACTATCCTTTTTTCTAATATTATGAGCGCACAATTAAAACCAGTAAAATATACCGATGGAAGTCAGGTTTTAAATGGACTAGCCATTAATCCAACAACAAAAAGCAATGAAAACCCAGGAATTTTAATCCTTCCCGCTTGGAAAGGTATTGATAATGCATCCAAAGAAATTGCCGAAAATTTAGCCAACCTAGGGTATCATGTTTTTATTGCAGATATCTACGGACAAGGAAACTATCCTAACGACAATACAGAAGCTGGTAAACTATCTGGATATTACAAGAGTAATTTTAGTATTTATCAAAAGAGAATTAACCTAGCCTTACAACAATTAGTAAAATCGGGAGCCAATGTGAATAATACTGTTGTAATTGGGTATTGTTTTGGAGGAACAGGCGCTCTTGAAGCTGCAAGAGGGCATCTTAATGTACAAGGAGTTGTTTCTTTTCATGGTGGCTTAGGAAAAGACATTAAACGACCTGCTCAACCTATTACTACAAAAGTATTGGTTTGCCACGGTGCTGATGATCCTTACGAGTCAAAAGAAGAAATCAATGCTTTTCAACAAGAAATGCGTGATACCAAATCCGATTGGCAAATGATTTATTATGCAAATGCTGTACACTCATTTACTAATCCTGAAGCTGGAAATGATAATTCTAAAGGAGCAGCTTATAATGAAAAAGCGGCCAAACGTTCATTCGAACATTTAAAAAATTTCTTAAATGAAGTCTTAAAAAAATAA
- a CDS encoding DUF3667 domain-containing protein, protein MSKSALRKDKTCLNCRHVVDQKFCPNCGQENTDTRKTFHHLFIHFFEDLTHYENAFWRTIRNLLFKPAALTKEYLSGKRLSYLAPVRLYIFISFVTFLLIALFPTRITEDITKGEKEITLHINKVNKEDHKINTNPEYFRLKPMKEIDSIQKFGKEKDKLSEFGYWAYKKASGVTEHYTKKEIINKFMESFFHNIPKILFIIMPFFAFFLWIFHNKKKWYYFDHGIFTLHYFSFLLLIFLILFLMNKITSSFEEYAVVNLITILVNTVGIVWMSYYFYPAHHRFYGETRFVSFIKSVILFFINFLFVLFILIFYILYTFINLH, encoded by the coding sequence ATGTCAAAAAGCGCTTTAAGAAAAGACAAAACCTGCCTGAATTGCAGACACGTTGTTGATCAAAAATTCTGCCCCAACTGTGGACAAGAAAACACTGATACTCGAAAAACATTCCACCATTTATTCATTCATTTTTTTGAAGATTTAACGCATTACGAAAATGCTTTTTGGCGCACAATTAGAAACCTTTTATTTAAACCAGCTGCTCTAACCAAAGAATATCTTTCGGGAAAACGCTTGTCTTATTTGGCACCTGTTCGATTATACATTTTCATCAGTTTTGTTACTTTTCTTTTAATTGCATTATTTCCCACTCGCATCACAGAAGACATTACTAAAGGCGAAAAAGAAATTACTTTACATATAAATAAAGTAAATAAGGAGGATCATAAAATAAATACAAACCCCGAGTACTTCCGATTGAAACCGATGAAAGAAATTGATTCTATCCAAAAATTTGGAAAAGAAAAAGATAAACTTTCTGAGTTTGGGTATTGGGCATATAAAAAGGCTTCAGGCGTTACTGAACATTATACCAAGAAAGAGATTATTAATAAATTCATGGAATCTTTTTTCCATAATATTCCTAAAATCCTCTTTATAATAATGCCGTTTTTTGCATTCTTTTTATGGATCTTTCATAACAAAAAGAAATGGTATTATTTTGATCATGGAATTTTCACTTTGCATTACTTTTCTTTTCTTCTCTTAATTTTTCTGATTTTATTTTTAATGAATAAAATCACTTCCTCTTTTGAAGAATATGCTGTGGTTAATTTAATTACAATACTAGTAAACACTGTTGGAATAGTTTGGATGTCTTATTATTTTTATCCTGCACATCATCGTTTTTATGGAGAAACTAGATTCGTGTCATTTATCAAAAGTGTTATTTTATTTTTCATAAACTTCCTTTTTGTTCTATTTATACTTATCTTTTACATTCTTTACACATTTATCAATTTACACTAA
- a CDS encoding M28 family peptidase, giving the protein MKKILILLLIASAFSCKNTKNVVAKDNSDPTKYMNTITAAELKKHLYIVASDEMEGRDTGSKGQKKAGVYLIDQYKKDKVTFPKGATDYYQHIPASYLNAKRNQNLPDSENIWAYIEGTEKPDEILVISAHYDHVGMKNGEVFNGADDDGSGTVALLEMAQAFTKAKKDGHGPKRSILFLHVTGEEHGLHGSRFYSENPLFPIANTIADINIDMIGRRDVEHANTNNYVYVIGADRLSSDLHNIVVAQNEKYTKVDLDFKFNDPKDPNHFYERSDHYNFAKLGIPSVFLFNGVHEDYHRKGDKPEKIEYDALTKRTQLAFVIAWDLANRENRPVVDKK; this is encoded by the coding sequence ATGAAAAAAATCTTAATTCTATTATTAATTGCTTCGGCATTTTCTTGCAAAAACACTAAAAACGTAGTTGCGAAAGACAATTCGGATCCAACCAAATATATGAATACCATTACAGCTGCCGAATTAAAAAAGCATCTTTATATTGTGGCTTCAGATGAAATGGAAGGAAGAGATACTGGCTCAAAAGGGCAGAAAAAAGCGGGTGTTTATCTTATAGATCAATACAAAAAAGATAAAGTTACTTTTCCTAAAGGAGCAACTGATTACTACCAACACATTCCTGCATCCTACTTAAATGCCAAAAGAAATCAAAATCTACCCGATTCTGAAAACATTTGGGCTTATATTGAAGGTACTGAGAAACCAGATGAAATATTAGTTATTTCAGCACATTACGACCATGTAGGTATGAAAAATGGTGAAGTATTTAATGGTGCCGACGATGATGGATCTGGAACTGTAGCCCTACTTGAAATGGCTCAGGCATTTACTAAAGCAAAGAAAGATGGTCATGGACCAAAACGTTCTATCCTTTTCTTGCATGTAACTGGTGAAGAGCACGGCCTACATGGTTCACGTTTCTATTCAGAAAACCCATTGTTTCCTATCGCAAATACAATAGCTGATATTAATATTGACATGATTGGACGTCGCGATGTTGAACACGCAAATACAAACAATTACGTATATGTAATTGGTGCTGACAGACTTTCTAGCGATTTACATAATATTGTAGTAGCTCAAAACGAAAAATACACCAAGGTTGATTTGGATTTCAAATTCAATGACCCAAAAGATCCAAATCATTTTTATGAGCGTTCAGATCACTATAATTTTGCTAAACTTGGTATTCCATCTGTGTTTTTATTTAATGGCGTTCACGAAGACTACCATAGAAAAGGGGATAAACCAGAAAAAATCGAATACGACGCTTTAACAAAAAGAACCCAACTAGCATTTGTAATAGCTTGGGATCTGGCAAACAGAGAAAACAGACCTGTAGTTGATAAGAAGTAA